A genomic segment from Sparus aurata chromosome 10, fSpaAur1.1, whole genome shotgun sequence encodes:
- the adgra3 gene encoding adhesion G protein-coupled receptor A3, producing the protein MRLDLWQLFVILLLSGGSGGGGSSVASSSDCERPKSGGKSPASDRKVVCSNMELHQVLPPDSFPNRTVTLILNNNKIQELRNGSFFGLSALEKLDLRSNMISRIEPGAFLGLPALKRLDLSNNSIGCLNVDIFKGLTSLIRLNLSGNTFSSLAQGTFDSLLSLKSLEFQTPNLLCDCNLQWLLRWLKERNIVVKNTKCSYPQSLQGQYITSIRPELLTCDAPLELPSFQLTPSQQQVVFQGDSLPFQCQASFVAEDMQVLWYQDGRMVKPDAAQGIVIERHMVQDCSLIASALTISNIQPDFTGDWECRVRTSRGNTTRTVHIVVLETSAKYCGAERVANNKGEFKWPRTVAGIRAHLPCNRLPSSAGTYSGSSGEEPRAWRYCNRKGVWTDDDYSRCQFQKDVTRFLYVINQMPLNETSVVARAQRLLSCTNDAANFSDKMDIIFVAEMIEKIGKFVERFNLGEVMVSMASNLMLADEKVLWNAQREAMACSRIITCLQKIAGYRLATAQPFSLTSPNIALEVHTVRANDWNGMTCRLFQKSSPERTPGQDRQLTFKCNTTSSFPSIFHKNTITEASLQFPQSLFTQAALPGQADDTVYKLHLLGFRNGKFFPSTGNSSQLADGGKRRSVATPVIMAKMDGMSRHVLRTPVNITLRRFARGSDAVSASWNFSLVGGHGGWQSDGCRILNHSANFTTISCNSLGNYGLLMDLNSGEDVPPSIQPLHPVIYATIIILLLCLLTIIISYIYHHRSVRVSRKSWHMLVNLCFHISLTCGVFVGGINQTRYASVCQAVGILLHYSTLATALWVGVTARNIYKQVTRKAKRYEELDEPPPPPRPMLRFYLIGGGIPIIVCGITAAANIRNYGSRTNAPYCWMAWEPSIGAFYGPVGFIIFVDCMYFLSILLQLRRHPERRYEFKEPTDEQQHLSSAHAEAGADGPSSQCHPLTLQLQPHEASSSVLSAPHAVPLSALENEHTFAAQLMGAAGALGLYAALWVFGAMAVSQDHPFDLAFTCLFGVAALALGAFMVAHHCVNRQDLKRYWSQACCSGRRAYSAQEDVLLPQPGVAMTSTAGSADKADGESTKCGHSSADSSYTNKSGPSMRNSTHGSKLTNLHAEAAQCKPASAPASAPATANGAAILDNSLTEHSVDNEIKMHVAPVEVQFRPMNNINNPTAAPNGHASRHHKNRARAHRASRLTVLREYAYDVPTSVDGSVQSAPHRRHHHYDVAARNSRRAAYMAYRERHQSQLQQDSSDSASLPRRSRYADKGGGSSVGNGSVVTVETEHVPAAATSSSGNESGPVKQPSTTELESQPKSYGLNLVTQNGGTLKENGQPMPLISPESAASVKTGLWKHETTV; encoded by the exons GGACCTGCGGAGTAACATGATCAGTCGTATTGAACCAGGCGCCTTCCTCGGATTGCCAGCACTCAAAAGACT AGACTTGTCCAATAACAGCATCGGCTGTCTTAATGTAGACATCTTCAAGGGCCTCACCAGTCTGATCAGACT AAACCTTTCAGGAAACACGTTCTCTTCATTGGCTCAGGGGACCTTTGACAGCTTGTTGTCTCTGAAGTCGCT ggagTTTCAGACACCTAACCTGCTGTGTGACTGCAACCTTCAGTGGCTGCTGCGTTGGCTCAAGGAGAGGAACATTGTGGTCAAGAACACCAAGTGCTCCTACCCCCAGTCTCTCCAGGGCCAGTACATTACCTCCATCAGGCCAGAGCTCCTCACCTGTG ATGCTCCACTCGAGCTGCCCTCCTTCCAGCTGACTCCGTCCCAGCAACAGGTCGTCTTTCAGGGGGACAGCTTGCCATTCCAGTGTCAGGCCTCCTTCGTGGCCGAGGACATGCAGGTGCTGTGGTACCAAGACGGCCGCATGGTCAAGCCCGACGCCGCCCAAGGCATCGTCATTGAAAGACACATGGTGCAGGACTGCTCTCTCATTGCCAG CGCGTTGACCATCTCAAACATTCAGCCTGATTTTACTGGGGACTGGGAGTGCCGGGTCAGAACTAGCAGGGGCAACACAACCAGGACTGTCCACATCGTGGTCTTGGAGACTTCTGCCAAGTATTGTGGAGCTGAACGCGTCGCTAACAACAAGGGAGAGTTCAA GTGGCCGCGCACCGTGGCAGGGATCAGAGCGCACCTCCCCTGCAACAGACTGCCCTCCAGCGCAGGCACGTACTCGGGCAGCTCAGGCGAGGAGCCGCGGGCGTGGCGCTACTGCAATCGCAAGGGCGTGTGGACAGACGACGACTACTCCCGCTGCCAGTTCCAGAAAGATGTCACGCGGTTTCTATACGTCATCAACCAG ATGCCTTTGAATGAGACCAGCGTGGTGGCCAGGGCTCAGCGCCTGTTGTCCTGCACCAACGACGCTGCCAACTTCTCAGACAAGATGGACATCATCTTTGTGGCTGAGATGATTGAAAAGATTGGCAAGTTTGTCGAGAGGTTTAAT CTGGGTGAGGTGATGGTAAGCATGGCCAGTAACTTGATGCTGGCAGATGAGAAGGTGCTCTGGAATGCTCAGCGCGAAGCCATGGCCTGCTCCCGCATCATCACCTGCCTTCAGAAGATCGCTGGCTACCGTCTGGCCACAGCACAGCCCTTCTCCCTG ACATCCCCCAACATAGCACTGGAGGTTCACACTGTCAGGGCCAACGACTGGAACGGCATGACCTGCAGGCTGTTCCAGAAGTCCAGTCCTGAACGCACACCTGGACAGGACCGCCAACTCACCTTCAAATGCAATACAACCAGCTCCTTTCCCAGCATCTTTCACAAG AACACCATTACGGAGGCTTCCCTGCAGTTTCCTCAGTCACTCTTTACCCAGGCTGCACTCCCCGGGCAGGCAGACGACACGGTCTACAAGCTCCATCTACTGGGCTTCCGCAACGGCAAGTTCTTTCCCTCCACTGGCAACTCGTCCCAACTGGCTGATGGTGGAAAGAGGAGGAGTGTGGCCACCCCTGTCATCATGGCCAAGATGG ACGGCATGTCCCGGCACGTCCTCAGGACGCCCGTGAACATCACCCTGCGGCGGTTTGCCCGCGGCTCAGACGCGGTGTCTGCCTCCTGGAACTTCAGCCTGGTTGGAGGCCATGGAGGATGGCAGAGCGACGGCTGCCGCATCCTGAACCATAGTGCCAACTTCACCACCATATCCTGCAACTCTCTGGGCAACTATGGCCTGCTGATG GACCTCAACAGTGGGGAGGATGTCCCTCCCAGCATTCAGCCCCTGCACCCAGTCATCTACGCCACCATCATCATACTGCTACTCTGCCTGCTCActatcatcatcagctacatTTACCACCACAG GTCTGTCCGTGTGAGTCGCAAATCCTGGCACATGTTGGTCAACCTCTGCTTCCACATCTCCCTCACCTGCGGGGTCTTTGTAGGCGGCATAAATCAGACGCGTTACGCCAGCGTCTGCCAAGCG GTGGGCATCTTGCTGCACTACTCAACTCTGGCTACAGCTCTGTGGGTGGGTGTGACTGCACGCAACATTTACAAACAGGTGACGCGCAAAGCCAAGCGCTACGAAGAGCTGGACGAACCTCCGCCACCACCGCGACCCATGCTGAG GTTCTACTTAATCGGCGGAGGGATACCCATCATTGTCTGCGGGATCACTGCAGCAGCTAACATCAGAAACTACGGCAGCCGGACCAATGCACCATA tTGCTGGATGGCATGGGAGCCCAGTATCGGTGCATTTTATGGCCCTGTGGGATTCATCATCTTCGTGGACTGCATGTACTTCCTCAGCATTCTACTCCAGTTGCGGCGCCACCCTGAGCGCCGTTACGAGTTCAAGGAGCCCACCGAcgagcagcagcatctctctTCAGCCCACGCCGAGGCCGGGGCCGATGGTCCCAGCAGCCAGTGCCACCCCCTCACACTGCAGCTCCAGCCTCACGAGGCGTCCTCCTCCGTGCTGTCTGCTCCCCACGCTGTGCCCCTGTCGGCCCTGGAGAATGAGCACACCttcgctgctcagctgatgggTGCAGCAGGGGCGTTGGGGCTATATGCGGCCCTCTGGGTGTTTGGGGCCATGGCTGTATCACAAGACCACCCCTTCGACTTAGCGTTCACCTGCCTGTTTGGGGTGGCTGCACTGGCATTGGGGGCGTTCATGGTGGCACATCACTGTGTCAACAGGCAGGATCTGAAACGCTATTGGTCCCAGGCTTGTTGCTCTGGGAGACGAGCCTACTCTGCACAGGAGGATGTCCTTCTGCCTCAGCCGGGCGTGGCAATGACATCCACAGCAGGATCTGCTGACAAAGCAGACGGAGAGTCAACAAAGTGTGGCCACAGCAGTGCAGACTCTTCCTACACAAACAAGAGCGGGCCAAGCATGCGCAACTCCACCCACGGCAGCAAGCTGACCAATCTGCACGCAGAGGCAGCTCAATGCAAGCCTGCGTCAGCACCGGCGTCGGCACCGGCGACAGCCAACGGTGCAGCCATTTTGGACAACAGCCTGACTGAACACTCAGTAGACAATGAAATTAAAATGCACGTGGCACCGGTTGAGGTCCAGTTCCGCCCGATGAACAACATCAACAATCCAACAGCTGCCCCCAACGGACACGCAAGCAGGCATCACAAAAACAGAGCGCGAGCGCACAGGGCGAGTCGGCTGACTGTGTTGCGAGAGTACGCCTACGACGTCCCCACCAGCGTGGACGGCAGCGTGCAGAGTGCGCCCCACAGGCGGCACCACCACTATGACGTAGCGGCACGCAACAGCAGGCGGGCGGCTTACATGGCCTACAGAGAGCGGCATCAGAGCCAGTTACAGCAGGACAGCAGCGACAGCGCTAGCTTGCCGCGCCGCTCCCGCTACGCAGATAAAGGAGGTGGCAGCAGCGTGGGGAACGGATCAGTGGTGACTGTAGAAACTGAACACGTCCCTGCTGCTGCCACGTCGAGCTCGGGTAATGAATCTGGTCCTGTTAAGCAGCCCAGCACCACAGAACTAGAAAGCCAACCCAAGTCATATGGGCTCAACCTGGTCACTCAGAATGGTGGCACACTTAAAGAAAATGGACAACCGATGCCTTTAATTAGCCCGGAGAGTGCAGCCAGTGTAAAGACCGGCTTGTGGAAACATGAAACTACTGTGTAG